One region of Vitis vinifera cultivar Pinot Noir 40024 chromosome 1, ASM3070453v1 genomic DNA includes:
- the LOC100853470 gene encoding cysteine-rich repeat secretory protein 38 yields the protein MASLLSSQLLIFSLFCLSAASSPPSLLALNCSSPSLQRPPLQSLFSNLTSQVAKTRFIDSTNMMGFHGLIMQCRLDLSPTRCIICAQNAVRTVSTLCPYSNSGTAWFDGCYLQYHHRFSPEDFVTSTNISCSSQIHVLDQVQFELALETLFLRLRAEINLATHHQFSSGKLTYGNHSKVYGLAECVRFMSPEECEACVAEGIERLHKYCGGKDGGTVVAGNCVVRFEVYQFFSYIDAGGSETGGGTDDVGTRITEGGGSMSFKAKVALAWGVVVACLIGIVLSAWLMRRSVVNTAKVATFGYGDDKIGRRS from the coding sequence ATGGCTTCTCTTCTGTCTTCTCAACtcctcattttctctctcttctgcCTCTCCGCAGCTTCATCTCCCCCATCTCTTCTCGCGCTCAATTGCAGCTCACCGTCTTTACAAAGGCCACCCCTCCAAAGCCTTTTTAGCAACCTCACCTCTCAAGTAGCAAAAACCCGGTTCATAGACTCAACCAATATGATGGGCTTCCATGGCCTCATCATGCAGTGCAGGCTTGATCTCTCTCCAACCAGATGCATCATCTGTGCCCAAAATGCTGTACGCACCGTTTCAACCCTATGCCCCTATTCCAATTCAGGAACAGCTTGGTTTGATGGTTGCTACCTTCAGTACCACCACCGATTTTCTCCTGAGGATTTTGTGACTAGCACCAACATCTCCTGCTCAAGCCAAATTCATGTACTGGACCAAGTTCAGTTTGAACTGGCCTTGGAAACATTGTTTCTGAGGCTAAGAGCTGAAATCAACCTTGCTACACACCACCAGTTTTCGAGTGGGAAGCTCACATATGGCAATCATAGCAAAGTCTACGGGCTTGCTGAGTGTGTCCGGTTCATGTCACCAGAGGAGTGCGAGGCTTGTGTGGCGGAAGGCATAGAGAGGCTCCACAAGTACTGTGGCGGTAAAGACGGAGGAACTGTGGTTGCTGGGAATTGTGTTGTTCGCTTTGAAGTTTACCAGTTCTTCTCATACATAGACGCTGGTGGGTCTGAGACTGGTGGTGGGACAGATGATGTCGGGACTCGGATAACTGAAGGTGGTGGCTCTATGTCTTTTAAGGCCAAAGTGGCTTTGGCTTGGGGCGTCGTAGTTGCTTGTCTGATTGGGATTGTTTTGTCTGCTTGGTTGATGAGGAGATCGGTTGTGAATACAGCTAAGGTAGCCACATTTGGGTACGGCGATGATAAAATTGGACGTAGAAGCTAG
- the LOC100243155 gene encoding probable hexosyltransferase MUCI70, with the protein MMALFRHSAELLPERKDNVVIEFKSLNRNEHRIRRGRKFGRITKQRFSVWLTVLAVLFLIYLIFFSIKMLFHGKMEGGISTSIQVQQEIMGVDELDVLRQAKSKHRKKYPPCEVGLSDSVDHLVDAKDFVNFTQFSLDYIDKEEKPFGKSLSRFGGQQSLEEREKSFYARNQTLHCGFVKGPEGSPSTGFDLDANDKTYMNTCKVVVSSCIFGNSDFLRRPTSKRISEYSKKNVCFVMFVDEQTLSKLSSEGNFPDDGGYIGLWKIVVVRNLPYKDMRRTGKVPKFLSHRLFPSSMYSIWLDSKMRLNTDPMLILEYFLWRMRSEYAISNHYDRHCVWEEVLQNKRLNKYNHSAIDEQFNFYQSDGLTKFDPSDPNNPIPSYVPEGSFIVRAHTPMSNLFSCLWFNEVDRFTSRDQLSFAYTYLKLRRMNPDRPFFLNMFKDCERRALAKLFRHKAVPSLPPAP; encoded by the exons ATGATGGCTCTCTTCAGGCACAGTGCTGAATTGTTACCCGAGAGAAAGGATAATGTTGTTATAGAGTTTAAATCTCTCAATAGAAATGAGCACAGGATTCGTCGTGGGAGGAAATTTGGTCGCATAACTAAACAAAGATTCTCAGTTTGGCTGACTGTGCTTGCAGTGCTCTTTCTGatctatttgatattttttagcaTAAAAATGCTCTTTCATG GTAAAATGGAAGGTGGCATTTCAACTTCGATACAAGTACAACAAGAAATTATGGGAGTAGATGAATTAGATGTTTTAAGGCAAGCAAAAAGCAAGCACCGTAAGAAAT ATCCTCCCTGTGAGGTTGGGCTTTCAGATTCTGTTGATCATCTTGTTGATGCCAAGGATTTTGTGAACTTCACACAATTTTCACTAGATTATATTGACAAAGAAGAGAAACCTTTTGGGAAGAGTCTATCCAGATTTGGAGGACAACAGAGTCTTGAAGAAAGGGAGAAGTCCTTCTATGCAAGGAATCAAACACTTCATTGTGGTTTTGTGAAAGGACCAGAAGGCTCTCCAAGCACTGGATTTGATCTGGATGCAAATGATAAAACATACATGAATACATGTAAAGTTGTGGTATCTTCTTGCATTTTTGGGAACTCTGACTTTTTGAGAAGGCCGACTAGCAAACGG ATAAGTGAATATTCTAAGAAAAACGTTTGTTTTGTCATGTTTGTGGACGAGCAAACACTGTCAAAACTGTCATCGGAGGGAAATTTTCCAGATGATGGAGGGTACATTGGTTTATGGAAAATAGTTGTTGTGAGGAACTTACCTTACAAGGACATGCGGAGAACTGGAAAAGTGCCAAAATTTTTGTCGCACCGCCTTTTCCCTTCTTCCAT GTATTCTATTTGGCTTGACAGCAAAATGAGGCTCAATACTGATCCAATGCTGATTCTTGAGTACTTTTTGTGGCGGATGAGGTCAGAGTATGCTATTTCAAACCATTATGATCGCCACTGTGTCTGGGAGGAGGTACTCCAAAATAAGCGTCTAAATAAGTACAATCACTCGGCCATCGATGAGCAGTTTAATTTTTACCAGTCTGATGGCCTCACGAAGTTTGACCCTTCAGACCCAAATAATCCTATTCCAAGTT ATGTACCTGAAGGCTCCTTTATTGTGCGGGCCCATACAccaatgtcaaatttattttcatgccTTTGGTTCAATGAAGTTGACCGTTTTACTTCACGTGATCAACTAAGCTTTGCATATACTTACTTGAAACTGAGGAGGATGAATCCAGATAGACCTTTTTTCCTAAATATGTTCAAG